A window of Castanea sativa cultivar Marrone di Chiusa Pesio chromosome 1, ASM4071231v1 contains these coding sequences:
- the LOC142622437 gene encoding uncharacterized protein At1g65710 has translation MGTCFSKKKESSSSCPSAVVGVASTPKTDPDVTHLSNDTRSNNGNTHKAKVENSELKMKLKKEKKIAQEDRQVEEDESGVVKKEIFVIKHRKSHDDRDRNTRSPPPPQQDSLASTTTSNEVVPESMANKVATGAAASIGVGVRTSSCTKEEVDAILIQCGRLSRSSSGKAASSSASASADRGRKYSGSKRSYDFDRCENEVVATVDDVQKKANVSDDLCLEDERRNHHRQRHRQSSRPSSSSQGRRRTPSREREKDQQQRSSSRERRVSRSPGRRSSETSTPASTTTVGATHTANSSGNGTNRPGKMVSVPATVSSLVMDKSNNAAPAGESAPGTSVKRISVRRNAGSDAAMAGSRGAASPRSQSPARANGKTSNDNQQPSLSRSSSRKAEHSPYRRNPLSEIDPNSLAYPQPPNNNSKVQNRNKRETEEGIVLNQKPNAEIINSSNNRAVVQGTNNKTSNRGALDNQVVTVNCIQKEQLVEEARDQQPSATGHVTIKTVVASGAENPKPQAITRSRSGRRSRDLDFNPETLLNPSSSYAALLLEDIQNFHQKSNTPSVSLPACVTKACSILEAVADLNSTTSSNLSCAFSEDRKSPTYQSNREAYNFALGATLVGKRVADTKDPFVVESEVAVTDDVTEPSFHKYVTVRRGGALVGGADMEDQESSGSNSFVAGGQQQHWGLSSSSWEPNSADSTDCWTSRLNTREEDQKSPLGFEGSGLSEPGRNMNETRKRLSGKKSDCDQQRSGGIGRGRLGTSRGLHSTPVVAAAAST, from the exons ATGGGTACTTGTTTCAGTAAGAAGAAagagtcttcttcttcttgtcctTCTGCTGTTGTTGGTGTTGCTTCAACACCAAAGACAGATCCAGACGTTACCCATTTGAGCAATGACACACGTAGTAATAATGGCAATACCCACAAAGCTAAAGTTGAAAATTCCGAGTTGAAAATGAAGctgaagaaggagaagaagattgcGCAAGAAGATCGACAAGTGGAAGAAGATGAAAGCGGAGTAGTGAAGAAAGAGATTTTTGTCATCAAGCACCGGAAGAGTCATGATGATAGAGATCGAAATACTAGAAGCCCACCTCCTCCTCAACAAGATAGTCTTGCCTCTACAACTACTTCTAATGAAGTAGTACCTGAATCAATGGCTAACAAGGTTGCAACAGGAGCAGCAGCATCAATTGGTGTGGGTGTGAGGACATCGAGTTGCACGAAAGAAGAGGTGGATGCCATTCTCATTCAGTGTGGTAGGCTTAGCCGAAGCTCTTCAGGCAAGGCTGCTTCCTCTTCGGCTTCAGCTTCTGCTGACCGTGGTAGAAAGTACTCGGGTTCGAAGAGGAGTTACGACTTTGACCGATGTGAGAACGAGGTTGTTGCTACCGTTGATGATGTCCAAAAGAAAGCCAATGTCAGTGATGACTTGTGTTTAGAGGACGAAAGAAGAAACCACCACCGTCAACGCCATCGCCAATCATCGCggccatcttcttcttctcaaggGAGGAGGAGAACACCCAGCAGAGAAAGGGAAAAAGACCAGCAACAGAGATCCAGCAGCAGAGAGAGGCGAGTGAGTCGATCCCCAGGTAGACGATCATCTGAGACATCCACTCCTGCTAGTACTACCACTGTTGGTGCAACGCACACTGCAAATTCTTCTGGTAATGGTACTAATAGGCCTGGAAAGATGGTTTCAGTCCCTGCTACTGTTTCATCCTTGGTGATGGATAAGAGCAACAATGCTGCTCCTGCTGGTGAATCTGCACCAGGAACTTCTGTCAAGAGAATTTCAGTCAGGAGGAATGCTGGTAGCGATGCCGCAATGGCAGGTTCAAGGGGTGCTGCATCTCCTCGGTCTCAGTCCCCAGCAAGAGCAAATGGTAAGACTTCCAATGACAATCAGCAGCCATCTCTTAGCCGAAGCTCCTCCAGGAAAGCAGAACACTCTCCTTACAGAAGAAACCCATTGAGTGAGATTGATCCCAACTCCCTTGCATATCCACAACCGCCCAACAACAACAGCAAGGTgcaaaatagaaacaaaagagAGACTGAAGAAGGGATTGTTCTGAATCAG AAACCAAATGCTGAGATAATAAACAGTAGCAACAACAGAGCTGTTGTTCAAGGGACTAATAACAAAACCAGCAACAGAGGTGCACTGGACAACCAGGTTGTGACTGTGAATTGCATACAGAAGGAACAGCTGGTGGAAGAGGCTAGAGATCAACAACCATCAGCCACCGGTCATGTCACCATTAAAACTGTGGTGGCCTCAGGTGCTGAAAACCCGAAACCCCAGGCAATAACAAGAAGCAGGTCTGGCAGGAGATCCCGAGACCTAGACTTCAATCCTGAAACTTTGTTGAATCCTTCATCATCCTATGCTGCACTGTTGCTTGAAGACATCCAAAATTTCCACCAGAAAAGCAACACTCCTTCAGTTTCTCTCCCAGCTTGTGTCACCAAAGCCTGCTCCATCTTGGAAGCAGTTGCTGACCTTAACTCCACTACAAGTTCTAATTTATCCTGTGCTTTCTCTGAGGACAGGAAAAGTCCAACATATCAATCTAACAGGGAAGCCTACAATTTTGCCTTGGGTGCCACTCTTGTTGGGAAGAGAGTAGCAGATACCAAAGACCCTTTTGTTGTAGAATCTGAGGTAGCAGTCACAGATGATGTAACGGAGCCAAGCTTTCACAAGTATGTAACAGTGAGGAGAGGTGGTGCACTAGTTGGCGGGGCAGATATGGAAGACCAAGAATCCTCAGGTAGCAACAGTTTTGTTGCCGGTGGTCAACAACAGCATTGGGGCTTATCTTCTTCGTCCTGGGAACCCAATTCAGCTGATTCCACTGATTGCTGGACTTCAAGATTAAACACCAGGGAGGAAGATCAAAAGAGTCCACTGGGTTTTGAGGGAAGTGGGTTATCTGAACCAGGCCGCAATATGAATGAAACCAGAAAGAGATTGAGTGGGAAGAAGAGTGATTGTGATCAGCAGCGGAGTGGTGGGATTGGGCGTGGCCGACTTGGCACCAGTAGAGGCCTGCACTCAACTCCTGTTGTTGCAGCTGCTGCATccacataa